The Prunus persica cultivar Lovell chromosome G7, Prunus_persica_NCBIv2, whole genome shotgun sequence genome has a segment encoding these proteins:
- the LOC18771796 gene encoding umecyanin, with amino-acid sequence MVAKSMNVSNVLVLVIAAAVFTLHGTEAAQYTVGDELGWTIPPGGAATYASWAAKHSLVVSDILTFNFAVGEQDLALVTKEDFDACNTAEPLFVFQEPGDFIFESEGMYYLTCTFAGHCAKGQKIALYFAPSGGSPSPSPAASQSADDAAAVKFVSKKEYGFKKSIPVTMKSL; translated from the exons ATGGTGGCTAAAAGCATGAATGTGAGCAATGTGCTGGTCCTTGTTATAGCAGCGGCAGTATTCACGCTACATGGAACAGAAGCTGCACAATACACAGTAGGTGACGAGCTCGGTTGGACCATTCCTCCGGGTGGCGCCGCCACTTACGCTTCATGGGCTGCCAAGCATAGTTTGGTAGTTTCTGATATTCTAA CATTTAACTTTGCGGTTGGAGAACAAGATTTGGCTTTAGTAACCAAGGAGGATTTTGATGCGTGCAACACAGCCGAACCGTTGTTTGTGTTCCAAGAACCAGGAGACTTTATATTTGAAAGTGAGGGCATGTATTATTTGACCTGCACCTTCGCCGGCCATTGCGCCAAAGGCCAAAAGATTGCCCTCTACTTCGCTCCCTCAGGCGGATCTCCATCTCCAAGTCCCGCTGCAAGTCAAAGTGCTGATGATGCTGCCGCGGTCAAATTTGTGTCCAAGAAAGAGTATGGCTTCAAGAAATCAATACCTGTAACGATGAAGTCCCTCTAA
- the LOC18771212 gene encoding glucan endo-1,3-beta-glucosidase 14 — MMKSFWFFAQFLHVFLVFSTPIASVAVQAFTGAYGINYGRIADNIPSPDKVATLLRAAKIKNVRIYDADHSVLKAFSGTGLDLVVGLPNGYLKDMSANEDHAMDWVKENVQAFLPETRIRGIAVGNEVLGGTDYELWGALLGAVKNIYNAIKELGLTDVVQITTAHSQAVFANSFPPSSCIFRDNVKQQYMKPLLEFFSEIGSPFCLNAYPFLAYMSDPENIDINYALFQKTQGISDPKTDLHYDNMLDAQIDAAYAALEDTGFKKMEVIITETGWASRGDDSEAAATVNNARTYNYNLRKRLAKKKGTPLRPKSVVKAYIFAIFNENLKPGPTSERNFGLYKPDGTIAYDIGFHGLVSSSADSLRLSSKDIGARGWSRSQYLILPISMAAAFLLFLR, encoded by the exons ATGATGAAGAGCTTCTGGTTCTTTGCTCAGTTTCTTCACGTCTTCTTGGTCTTCTCCACTCCAATTG CCTCTGTGGCAGTACAAGCATTCACTGGAGCCTATGGAATAAATTATGGAAGAATTGCAGATAACATCCCTTCTCCTGATAAAGTTGCCACTCTTCTCAGAGCAGCAAAGATAAAGAATGTCAGGATATATGATGCTGATCACAGTGTTCTCAAGGCTTTTAGCGGGACTGGGCTTGATTTAGTGGTAGGACTTCCAAATGGATACCTGAAAGACATGAGTGCCAATGAGGACCATGCAATGGATTGGGTTAAAGAAAATGTGCAGGCGTTCCTTCCTGAGACACGAATCCGTGGGATTGCTGTGGGcaatgaagtattaggtgggACTGATTATGAATTGTGGGGAGCTCTGTTGGGTGCAGTTAAAAATATCTATAATGCAATAAAGGAGCTAGGATTAACTGATGTAGTTCAGATTACCACTGCCCATTCACAGGCTGTTTTTGCTAATTCCTTCCCTCCCTCTTCCTGTATATTCAGAGATAATGTTAAACAGCAATACATGAAGCCACTTTTGGAGTTCTTCTCAGAAATCGGGTCTCCTTTCTGTTTAAATGCTTACCCATTCCTTGCCTACATGAGTGATCCGGAGAACATTGATATTAATTATGCTCTTTTCCAGAAAACTCAGGGGATTTCTGATCCAAAGACTGACCTTCATTATGATAACATGCTTGATGCTCAGATTGATGCAGCCTATGCAGCATTGGAAGATACTGGATTCAAAAAGATGGAAGTTATCATTACAGAGACAGGGTGGGCTTCACGTGGAGATGACAGTGAAGCTGCAGCTACAGTAAATAATGCCAGGACATATAATTATAATCTACGTAAAAGGCtagcaaagaaaaaagggaccCCTCTCCGACCAAAGTCTGTAGTGAAGGCATATATTTTTGCCATATTTAATGAGAACTTGAAACCAGGGCCAACTTCTGAGAGAAATTTTGGACTGTACAAGCCTGATGGGACCATTGCATATGACATTGGGTTTCATGGACTTGTATCATCATCTGCAGATTCGTTGCGCTTATCTTCGAAG GATATTGGAGCTCGAGGCTGGTCTCGGTCGCAATACTTGATATTACCAATCTCCATGGCGGCAGcatttcttctgtttttgagATGA
- the LOC18771502 gene encoding mavicyanin — protein MGAKTMNMILAIAVAVFMLHGTDAAEYTVGDNLGWTIPPGGAATYAAWAAAHSLVVNDILAFNFEVGEQDLALVTKEDFDACNTADPLVVFKEPGEFQFLKEGTFYLTCTFAGHCTKGQKIALYFAPTASPSPAPSPSQSQSADDADEQYAAAVKFVSKKEYGFKKIIPATIKSL, from the exons ATGGGGGCTAAAACCATGAATATGATCCTTGCTATAGCAGTTGCAGTGTTCATGCTACATGGAACAGACGCTGCAGAATACACAGTAGGAGACAACCTGGGTTGGACCATTCCACCGGGTGGCGCCGCCACGTATGCTGCATGGGCTGCCGCTCATAGCTTGGTAGTAAACGACATTCTAG CCTTTAACTTTGAAGTAGGAGAACAAGACTTGGCTTTGGTGACCAAGGAGGATTTTGATGCGTGCAACACCGCGGACCCCTTAGTTGTGTTCAAAGAACCAGGAgaatttcaatttctaaaaGAGGGCACGTTCTATTTGACCTGCACCTTCGCCGGCCATTGCACCAAAGGCCAAAAGATTGCCCTTTACTTCGCTCCCACTGCATCTCCAAGTCCAGCTCCAAGTCCAAGTCAAAGTCAGAGCGCTGATGATGCTGATGAACAATATGCTGCCGCAGTCAAATTTGTGTCCAAGAAAGAATATggcttcaagaaaataatacC
- the LOC18771372 gene encoding cucumber peeling cupredoxin → MASKLVSHNVRAAVVVIVIAAAAALIIERAEAETHTVGGASGWTNTLAPEFYTSWAANHTFKVGDILVFEFTTGGHDVARLGKEAFDACNNTDLLSPPENQGPAKYSLNQTGDYYFICAFPAHCSQGQKLSIKVIATGPSAPAPAPHSEAPTTPTAPAPNSEPPKTPSPSPSPSPSSQAGTPPSETTTPSSPPTRAVTTAPPPSSASSLASAISTISTIFMSIAIALFYLF, encoded by the exons ATGGCGTCTAAACTAGTTAGTCATAATGTGAGAGCTGCTGTTGTTGTAATTGTTATAGCAGCAGCAGCGGCATTGATCATAGAAAGAGCAGAAGCTGAAACACACACCGTAGGCGGCGCTTCTGGCTGGACCAATACTCTTGCTCCCGAATTTTATACTTCCTGGGCTGCCAATCACACCTTCAAAGTTGGCGACATTCTAG tGTTCGAATTCACTACCGGAGGACATGACGTAGCGAGACTTGGAAAGGAAGCTTTTGATGCGTGCAACAACACCGATCTGCTGAGCCCACCTGAAAACCAAGGACCCGCCAAATACAGCCTCAATCAAACTGGCGATTACTATTTCATCTGTGCTTTCCCTGCTCACTGTAGCCAGGGTCAAAAGTTAAGCATCAAAGTCATAGCCACTGGCCCTTCTGCCCCTGCCCCTGCTCCTCATTCTGAAGCCCCCACAACTCCTACTGCTCCTGCTCCTAATTCTGAACCCCCCAAaactccttctccttctccttctccttctccttcttctcaaGCCGGGACTCCTCCTTCTGAGACCACAACTCCTTCGTCGCCACCAACTAGGGCAGTCACAACAGCACCTCCTCCGTCCTCAGCCTCGTCTCTGGCTTCTGCTATTTCTACTATTTCTACTATTTTCATGTCCATTGCCATTGCTCTTTTCTACCTCTTCTAG